Proteins encoded by one window of Streptomyces sp. LX-29:
- a CDS encoding energy-coupling factor ABC transporter permease, with protein MHVPDGFIGAPVSVATGAVATAAVAVCLRGARRELDERTAPLAGLVAAFVFAVQMLNFPVAAGTSGHLLGGALAAILVGPYTGVLCLSMVLLMQGVLFADGGLTALGVNITDMGVVTVLVAFALFHGLLRILPRTRRGVTVASFVAALVSVPAAAIAFTGLYALGGTTDVAIGKVFTAMVGVHLLIGIGEAAITALTVGAVVAVRPDLVHGARGLERRLELRVSPLTPATPRSAEPTARSAGPTVPTATARPEGVPAQAGAPAAAEGVPAQAGRPDGASDGAHPAAAPAASGSADASRTDPAASPARAAAPATGAAPAPRGTRRVWLAGVAAALLCAGVVSFYASSSPDGLEKVAQDHGIDAKTEEHAAKDSPLADYGVEDVSDARLSGGLAGVIGVGTTLAVGSGVFIVVRRRKGEAAAPRPERETEAV; from the coding sequence ATGCACGTCCCCGACGGATTCATCGGCGCCCCGGTGTCGGTGGCGACCGGCGCGGTCGCCACCGCGGCCGTCGCGGTCTGCCTGCGCGGCGCCCGCCGCGAGCTGGACGAGCGCACCGCCCCGCTGGCCGGACTGGTCGCCGCCTTCGTCTTCGCCGTGCAGATGCTGAACTTCCCGGTCGCCGCGGGCACCAGCGGCCATCTGCTGGGCGGGGCCCTCGCCGCGATACTCGTCGGCCCCTACACAGGGGTGCTGTGCCTGTCCATGGTGCTGCTCATGCAGGGCGTGCTGTTCGCAGACGGCGGCCTGACGGCGCTGGGCGTCAACATCACCGACATGGGCGTGGTCACCGTCCTCGTGGCCTTCGCGCTCTTCCACGGTCTGCTGCGGATCCTGCCGCGCACCCGGCGCGGGGTGACCGTCGCGTCGTTCGTCGCCGCCCTGGTCTCCGTCCCGGCCGCCGCCATCGCCTTCACCGGCCTGTACGCCCTCGGCGGCACCACCGACGTCGCCATCGGCAAGGTCTTCACCGCCATGGTCGGCGTCCACCTGCTCATCGGCATCGGCGAGGCCGCCATCACCGCCCTCACGGTGGGCGCCGTCGTCGCCGTCCGCCCCGATCTCGTCCACGGCGCGCGCGGCCTGGAGCGGCGGCTCGAACTGCGGGTCTCGCCCCTGACCCCGGCGACGCCCCGGAGCGCGGAGCCGACCGCGCGGAGCGCCGGGCCGACCGTCCCGACCGCGACCGCGCGCCCGGAGGGTGTCCCCGCCCAGGCGGGCGCCCCCGCCGCGGCGGAGGGCGTCCCGGCCCAGGCCGGGCGTCCGGACGGCGCCTCGGACGGCGCCCACCCCGCCGCGGCGCCCGCCGCGAGCGGGTCCGCGGACGCCTCCCGTACGGATCCGGCGGCGTCGCCCGCGCGAGCCGCGGCGCCTGCCACCGGCGCCGCCCCCGCCCCGCGCGGGACGCGGCGGGTGTGGCTGGCCGGCGTGGCCGCGGCGCTCCTCTGCGCCGGCGTGGTCAGCTTCTACGCGTCCAGCAGCCCGGACGGGCTGGAGAAGGTGGCGCAGGACCACGGCATCGACGCGAAGACCGAGGAGCACGCGGCGAAGGACTCGCCGCTGGCCGACTACGGGGTCGAGGACGTCTCCGACGCCCGGCTCTCCGGCGGTCTGGCCGGGGTGATCGGCGTGGGGACGACGCTCGCCGTGGGCTCGGGGGTCTTCATCGTGGTGCGCCGCCGCAAGGGCGAGGCCGCCGCCCCGCGTCCCGAGCGCGAGACCGAGGCGGTCTGA
- a CDS encoding penicillin-binding transpeptidase domain-containing protein, translating into MRSGARAAIIVGAVSAMLVGVTGCGGGEDSSTSGARNTRDGGADEAPAAKQVKTGPLSADEVRTASGDFLAAWAAGDTAKAAGLTDDKKAAAAALAAYRKDAHIAKVALKPVPGGGSGASVPFSVAAEIGYGKLRAPLAYRSALTVVRDKTTGEAVVDWKPSVLHPRLGAGDRLRTGPADAPPIKAVDRDGKELRAAEHPALKGVLAGLRERYGKKAGGTAGIETWIARGKGAKGANGKALPDETLKVLSKGTPGTLKTTIDAGLQKAAERAVNRRSKAAVVAIKPSTGEILAVANSPAEGFNLALQGSLAPGSTMKVISSALLIDKGLASYGKAHPCPKYSSYGGWKFQNDKKFEIRGGTFTQSFARSCNTAFISQAAELADDDLTKEARDVFGIGLNWQTGVATFDGAVPVQKDAPKAASLIGQGGVRMNPLNMASVAATVRSGTFRQPYFVSPKLDGRPIAKAARSLKPATAKQLRDLMKVTATSGTAAQAMAGIGGDAGAKTGSAEVDGQEKPNGWFTAYRGDLAAAAVVPASGHGGDTAGPIVAAVLRAG; encoded by the coding sequence ATGCGGAGTGGTGCCAGAGCCGCGATCATCGTGGGCGCAGTCAGCGCCATGCTGGTCGGGGTCACCGGCTGCGGAGGCGGCGAGGACTCGTCGACGTCCGGGGCGCGGAACACACGGGACGGCGGCGCGGACGAGGCTCCCGCCGCCAAGCAGGTGAAGACCGGTCCGCTCAGCGCGGACGAGGTGAGGACCGCCTCCGGTGACTTCCTCGCCGCCTGGGCCGCGGGCGACACCGCCAAGGCCGCCGGGCTGACGGACGACAAGAAGGCGGCGGCCGCGGCGCTGGCCGCGTACCGCAAGGACGCCCACATCGCGAAGGTCGCGCTGAAGCCGGTGCCGGGCGGCGGCTCCGGCGCCTCGGTGCCCTTCTCCGTGGCCGCGGAGATCGGCTACGGGAAGCTGCGCGCCCCGCTGGCGTACCGGTCCGCCCTCACCGTGGTGCGGGACAAGACCACCGGCGAGGCGGTCGTCGACTGGAAGCCCTCGGTGCTCCACCCCAGGCTCGGTGCCGGGGACCGGCTGAGGACGGGCCCGGCGGACGCCCCGCCCATCAAGGCGGTCGACCGCGACGGCAAGGAGCTGCGCGCCGCCGAACACCCGGCGCTCAAGGGTGTGCTGGCGGGGCTGCGCGAGCGGTACGGCAAGAAGGCGGGCGGCACGGCGGGCATCGAGACCTGGATCGCCCGCGGCAAGGGCGCCAAGGGCGCCAACGGCAAGGCGCTGCCGGACGAGACGCTGAAGGTCCTCTCCAAGGGCACCCCCGGCACCCTGAAGACCACCATCGACGCCGGCCTCCAGAAGGCCGCCGAGCGGGCGGTGAACCGGCGGTCCAAGGCCGCGGTGGTGGCGATCAAGCCCAGCACCGGCGAGATCCTGGCGGTCGCCAACTCCCCCGCCGAGGGCTTCAACCTGGCCCTCCAGGGCTCCCTGGCCCCGGGTTCCACGATGAAGGTCATCTCCTCGGCGCTCCTCATCGACAAGGGCCTGGCCTCCTACGGCAAGGCCCACCCGTGCCCCAAGTACTCCTCGTACGGCGGCTGGAAGTTCCAGAACGACAAGAAGTTCGAGATCCGCGGCGGGACCTTCACGCAGTCCTTCGCCCGCTCCTGCAACACGGCCTTCATCAGCCAGGCGGCCGAGCTCGCCGACGACGACCTGACGAAGGAGGCCCGTGACGTCTTCGGCATCGGCCTCAACTGGCAGACCGGCGTGGCCACCTTCGACGGCGCGGTCCCGGTCCAGAAGGACGCTCCCAAGGCGGCCTCGCTGATCGGCCAGGGCGGTGTGCGGATGAACCCGCTCAACATGGCGTCGGTGGCCGCCACCGTGCGCAGCGGCACCTTCCGGCAGCCGTACTTCGTCTCCCCGAAGCTGGACGGCCGCCCGATCGCCAAGGCCGCCCGCTCCCTGAAGCCGGCCACCGCCAAGCAGCTGCGCGACCTGATGAAGGTCACCGCCACCTCCGGCACCGCCGCGCAGGCGATGGCCGGCATCGGCGGTGACGCCGGCGCCAAGACCGGCTCGGCCGAGGTGGACGGCCAGGAGAAGCCCAACGGCTGGTTCACCGCCTACCGCGGGGATCTCGCCGCGGCCGCCGTCGTCCCGGCCAGCGGCCACGGCGGCGACACCGCCGGCCCGATCGTGGCCGCGGTGCTGCGGGCGGGCTGA
- the rsmI gene encoding 16S rRNA (cytidine(1402)-2'-O)-methyltransferase yields MTGTLVLAGTPIGDTADAPPRLAAELAAADVIAAEDTRRLRRLTQALEVQPTGRVVSYFEGNEAARTPELVEALTGGARVLLVTDAGMPSVSDPGYRLVAAAVEQGVKVTAVPGPSAVLTALAVSGLPVDRFCFEGFLPRKPGERLGRLREVAEERRTLVYFEAPHRLDATLAAMVEVFGADRRAAVCRELTKTYEEVRRGPLAELATWAAEGVRGEITVVVEGAAERAPRELDAAELARLVAVREEAGERRKEAIAAVAVEVGVPKREVFDAVVAAKKNAGAGDAGAKRTGAGDARG; encoded by the coding sequence GTGACCGGAACACTCGTACTCGCAGGGACCCCCATCGGCGACACCGCGGACGCGCCGCCACGACTGGCGGCGGAGCTGGCGGCGGCGGATGTGATCGCGGCGGAGGACACCCGGCGACTGCGGCGGCTCACGCAGGCGTTGGAGGTGCAGCCGACCGGCCGGGTCGTGTCGTACTTCGAGGGGAACGAGGCGGCGCGCACCCCCGAGCTGGTGGAGGCGCTGACCGGGGGTGCCCGGGTGCTGCTGGTGACCGACGCGGGCATGCCGTCGGTGTCCGACCCGGGCTACCGGCTGGTGGCGGCGGCCGTGGAGCAGGGCGTCAAGGTCACGGCCGTCCCCGGGCCGTCCGCGGTGCTCACCGCGCTGGCCGTGTCCGGGCTGCCCGTGGACCGGTTCTGCTTCGAGGGCTTCCTGCCGCGCAAGCCGGGCGAGCGGCTGGGCCGGCTGCGCGAGGTCGCCGAGGAGCGGCGCACGCTCGTGTACTTCGAGGCGCCGCACCGGCTGGACGCGACCCTCGCCGCGATGGTCGAGGTCTTCGGCGCCGACCGGCGCGCGGCCGTCTGCCGGGAGCTGACCAAGACCTACGAGGAAGTCCGGCGCGGCCCGCTGGCGGAGCTGGCCACGTGGGCGGCCGAAGGGGTGCGCGGCGAGATCACCGTCGTGGTCGAGGGGGCCGCCGAGCGCGCGCCCCGAGAGCTGGACGCCGCCGAGCTGGCCCGGCTGGTCGCCGTGCGGGAGGAGGCCGGCGAGCGCCGCAAGGAGGCCATCGCGGCGGTCGCCGTCGAGGTCGGGGTGCCCAAGCGCGAGGTGTTCGACGCGGTGGTGGCCGCGAAGAAGAACGCGGGCGCCGGGGACGCGGGCGCCAAGCGCACGGGCGCCGGGGACGCGCGCGGCTGA
- a CDS encoding DUF1876 domain-containing protein, which produces MMGKNWNVQLSITSMDRVTMCEARLTGKEGAGALVGEGQARTNPADENVPAIGDELAAARALSDLSHQLLHAAVKDIEEHTHEHVQRLKV; this is translated from the coding sequence ATGATGGGCAAGAACTGGAATGTGCAGCTGAGCATCACCTCCATGGACCGTGTGACCATGTGCGAGGCTCGGCTGACCGGGAAGGAAGGCGCCGGGGCGCTGGTCGGCGAGGGACAGGCGCGCACCAACCCGGCCGACGAGAACGTGCCCGCGATCGGGGACGAGCTCGCGGCCGCGCGGGCGCTCTCGGACCTGTCGCACCAACTGCTCCACGCGGCGGTCAAGGACATCGAGGAGCACACGCACGAGCACGTGCAGCGGCTGAAGGTCTGA
- a CDS encoding ABC transporter permease, whose product MITGLTVSALRGHRPALAGTAVAALFAATVVGASTTVLTATSGDGLPAGVRAEVTESGVRDMAAVLLVGSVYMSIFVLASTMGTAVAQQHREFALVRAIGARPRQIRRAVVLQALAVTLPAALAGCGLGAVLGRLWFQGMRDHGLIPAEMAFRYHWAALPVCLAVAVVTSTLAAALGSLRFSLLRPARAAAEAAAGRPGLGWFRSALGLLTVLGGVAVSVLLARQPADKASQGAFLVLLLFCAGVGLLGPRLVAPAARLVSAPARRLGGSARLAALNVRSQPRRFAAALTPLTLVVAFGLTKIAMRTTAAHHTGSAGAPGEVWLDYAGTGLYAGFAAIAAANTLAMISFDRRREIALLRVVGTLRRQALTMAAWEACVVSLTALVLGAAVALATLAPMLHTAFGSPWPYLPLPFTSAVAGATLLLTLLATGLPVRTALRGRAITALKAA is encoded by the coding sequence ATGATCACAGGACTGACCGTCTCCGCCCTGCGCGGCCATCGACCGGCGCTGGCCGGGACCGCCGTCGCGGCGCTGTTCGCCGCGACCGTGGTGGGCGCCTCCACCACGGTGCTCACGGCGACGAGTGGGGACGGGCTGCCGGCCGGCGTCCGCGCGGAGGTGACGGAGAGCGGCGTGCGGGACATGGCGGCCGTCCTCCTGGTGGGTTCTGTCTATATGTCGATATTCGTGCTCGCGTCGACGATGGGCACGGCCGTGGCGCAGCAGCACCGGGAGTTCGCCCTCGTCCGCGCGATCGGCGCCCGCCCCCGGCAGATCCGCCGCGCGGTGGTGCTCCAGGCGCTCGCGGTCACGCTGCCGGCGGCGCTCGCGGGCTGTGGCCTCGGGGCGGTACTGGGGCGGCTCTGGTTCCAGGGGATGCGCGACCACGGCCTGATCCCGGCCGAGATGGCGTTCCGGTACCACTGGGCGGCCCTGCCGGTGTGCCTGGCCGTCGCCGTGGTCACCTCGACCCTCGCCGCCGCGCTCGGCTCCCTGCGCTTCTCCCTGCTCCGCCCGGCCAGGGCCGCGGCCGAGGCGGCGGCCGGACGCCCCGGGCTCGGCTGGTTCCGGTCCGCGCTGGGCCTGCTGACGGTCCTGGGCGGCGTGGCGGTCTCGGTGCTGCTGGCGCGCCAACCGGCGGACAAGGCGAGCCAGGGCGCGTTCCTGGTGCTGCTCCTGTTCTGCGCCGGGGTCGGGCTGCTGGGCCCGCGCCTGGTGGCGCCCGCGGCCCGGCTGGTCTCGGCTCCCGCCCGCCGGCTCGGCGGCAGCGCCCGTCTCGCGGCCCTCAACGTGCGCTCCCAGCCCCGCCGCTTCGCCGCCGCGCTCACCCCGCTCACCCTGGTCGTCGCCTTCGGCCTCACCAAGATCGCCATGCGGACCACGGCCGCCCACCACACCGGCTCCGCGGGCGCCCCCGGCGAGGTCTGGCTCGACTACGCGGGCACGGGGCTGTACGCGGGCTTCGCCGCCATCGCCGCCGCCAACACCCTGGCCATGATCTCCTTCGACCGCCGCCGCGAGATCGCCCTGCTGCGGGTGGTGGGCACCCTGCGCCGGCAGGCCCTGACGATGGCCGCCTGGGAGGCGTGCGTGGTCTCCCTCACGGCGCTCGTGCTCGGCGCCGCCGTCGCCCTGGCCACCCTGGCTCCCATGCTGCACACCGCCTTCGGCTCCCCCTGGCCGTATCTGCCGCTGCCGTTCACATCGGCCGTCGCCGGGGCGACCCTGCTGCTGACGCTGCTGGCGACGGGGCTGCCGGTGCGGACGGCGCTGCGCGGCCGGGCGATCACCGCCCTGAAGGCGGCGTGA
- a CDS encoding phospholipid carrier-dependent glycosyltransferase — MAQRGRAAAPQPSWQRRLRRFGYAGRPHSDVRDRLVPPYPEPDTRLWATLGASPAAADRLARWTGWAGPLLVALFAGLLRFWNLSSPNKVIFDETYYAKDAWSLLELGYEGTWPAKGANEQILADPQRIPLSDAAGYVVHPPVGKWAIAVGEQLFGLTPFGWRFMVALLGTLSVLMICRIGRRLFRSTFLGCLAGTLLAVDGLHFVMSRTALLDLVLMFFILAAFGCLLVDRDAARARLAAALPVGPDGVARPDAEIAARLKLGLRPWRIAAGVCLGLACGTKWSGLYVLAVFGLMTWLWDVGARRTAGARSGYLAAGRRDLPWAFLSLVPVAIGTYVASWAGWFANSGTYSEKTGWQHSGYFRHWAESPKPGGGGYSDDGAFSWLLNPLRSLWHYEREVYDFHVGLDDPHIYESNPWSWLVQSRPVSYFYESPAAGVDGCPDGAKGKCAREVLALGTPLLWWAACFAVLYLLYRWALRRDWRAGAILAGIVGGYLPWFLYQDRTIFSFYAVAFVPFLCLAVAMMVGALLGPPRATETRRVLGAIGAGSLVLLIFWNFVYFFPIYTGQAIPMDEWQARMWLDTWV, encoded by the coding sequence ATGGCCCAACGCGGCCGCGCCGCAGCTCCGCAGCCCAGCTGGCAGCGCCGGCTGCGCCGCTTCGGGTACGCCGGGCGGCCGCACTCCGACGTCCGGGACCGGCTGGTGCCGCCGTACCCGGAGCCGGACACGCGGCTGTGGGCGACGCTGGGCGCGAGCCCGGCGGCCGCCGACCGGCTGGCGCGGTGGACCGGCTGGGCCGGCCCGCTGCTGGTGGCGCTCTTCGCCGGGCTGCTGCGCTTCTGGAACCTGAGCAGCCCGAACAAGGTCATATTCGACGAGACGTACTACGCCAAGGACGCCTGGTCGCTGCTTGAACTGGGTTACGAGGGCACCTGGCCGGCCAAGGGCGCCAACGAGCAGATCCTGGCGGACCCGCAGCGCATCCCGCTCAGCGACGCCGCCGGATACGTGGTCCACCCGCCCGTCGGCAAGTGGGCCATCGCCGTCGGCGAGCAGCTGTTCGGCCTGACCCCGTTCGGCTGGCGGTTCATGGTCGCGCTGCTCGGCACCCTCTCGGTGCTGATGATCTGTCGCATCGGCCGCCGGCTGTTCCGCTCCACCTTCCTCGGTTGCCTGGCCGGCACGTTGCTCGCCGTCGACGGCCTGCACTTCGTGATGAGCCGCACCGCCCTGCTCGACCTGGTGCTGATGTTCTTCATCCTGGCGGCCTTCGGCTGTCTGCTGGTGGACCGGGACGCGGCGCGGGCCCGGCTGGCGGCCGCGCTGCCGGTCGGCCCGGACGGGGTGGCGCGCCCGGACGCGGAGATCGCCGCGCGGTTGAAGCTGGGGCTGCGGCCGTGGCGGATCGCGGCCGGGGTGTGCCTGGGCCTGGCCTGCGGCACCAAGTGGAGCGGGCTGTACGTACTGGCCGTGTTCGGCCTGATGACGTGGTTGTGGGACGTCGGCGCCCGGCGCACCGCCGGCGCCCGGTCCGGCTACCTCGCCGCCGGACGGCGCGACCTGCCGTGGGCCTTCCTGTCCCTGGTGCCGGTGGCGATCGGCACCTATGTCGCCTCCTGGGCCGGCTGGTTCGCCAACAGCGGGACGTACAGCGAGAAGACGGGCTGGCAGCACAGCGGCTACTTCCGCCACTGGGCGGAGTCCCCGAAGCCCGGCGGGGGTGGCTACAGCGACGACGGCGCCTTCTCCTGGCTGCTCAATCCGCTGCGCAGCCTGTGGCACTACGAGCGGGAGGTCTACGACTTCCACGTCGGCCTGGACGACCCGCACATCTACGAGTCCAACCCGTGGAGCTGGCTGGTGCAGTCCCGGCCGGTCTCCTACTTCTACGAGTCGCCGGCGGCCGGCGTCGACGGCTGCCCGGACGGGGCGAAGGGCAAGTGCGCGCGGGAGGTGCTGGCGCTCGGCACCCCGCTGCTGTGGTGGGCGGCCTGCTTCGCGGTGCTGTATCTGCTCTACCGCTGGGCGCTGCGCCGCGACTGGCGGGCGGGGGCGATCCTGGCCGGGATCGTCGGCGGCTATCTGCCGTGGTTCCTGTACCAGGACCGGACCATCTTCTCCTTCTACGCCGTCGCGTTCGTGCCGTTCCTGTGCCTGGCGGTGGCCATGATGGTGGGCGCGCTGCTGGGGCCGCCCCGGGCGACCGAGACGCGGCGGGTGCTGGGGGCGATCGGCGCGGGCTCCCTGGTCCTGCTCATCTTCTGGAACTTCGTCTACTTCTTCCCGATCTACACCGGCCAGGCGATCCCCATGGACGAGTGGCAGGCCCGGATGTGGCTGGACACATGGGTGTGA
- a CDS encoding MDR family MFS transporter, whose amino-acid sequence MTTATEEPSAAPAPPALDRRHTNLVFVTVVLGMLLAALDQTIVSTALPTIVADLGGGGHMAWVVTAYLLAETVSSVLVGKFGDLFGRKVVFQISAVVFIAGSILAGAANSMLLLIVARAVQGAGGGGLMVTAMALIADVIPLRQRGKYQGALGAVFGVTTVVGPTLGGVFTDHASWRWCFYVNVPVAIVMIAMAARQIPVVRAAVRPVIDYLGIVLVALGSSGLVLGLEWGGTRYPWGSAEVVGLFAGSAVLLTAFVLVELRAREPMLPMRLFRNPVFTVCSLLSFIVGFSLLGALTYLPTYLQFVDGVSATESGVRTLPLIVGLLGTSVLSGVVISRTGRYRLFPISGTAVMALGLYLMATMGPDTGVRLESLYMFVLGAGIGLAMQVLTIAVQNTVPYHELGTATSGVTFFRTLGSSFGTAVFGTLYSGRLEPELRAALAESPDVPPAAVRDPQALTALPPDQGRPVVEAYAETIGYVFQWVVPVAAAGFVIAWFLKEVPLRDSARAGAVDLGEGFSAPDTSDAERQLERAVANVLRHAEEPVSRQLLARSGSPLGPAEAWALGQIHWREHLRGEARLGEVAAAHRMPPEVLRPAFDRLVAGRYARLSGDGRLALTLAGRAEIRRLSASWRGWLDEHLEDWDAGDPADRVLLDRALDHIAARLLEESESRQERMAV is encoded by the coding sequence ATGACCACGGCCACCGAGGAGCCCTCCGCCGCCCCGGCCCCGCCCGCCCTCGACCGCCGCCACACCAACCTGGTCTTCGTCACCGTCGTGCTCGGCATGCTGCTGGCCGCGCTCGACCAGACGATCGTCTCCACGGCGCTGCCGACGATCGTGGCGGACCTGGGCGGCGGCGGGCACATGGCCTGGGTGGTGACCGCCTATCTGCTCGCCGAGACCGTCTCCAGCGTGCTGGTGGGGAAGTTCGGCGACCTCTTCGGCCGCAAGGTCGTCTTCCAGATCAGCGCCGTCGTCTTCATCGCGGGCTCGATCCTGGCCGGCGCCGCCAACAGCATGCTGCTGCTGATCGTCGCCCGCGCCGTACAGGGCGCCGGCGGCGGCGGGCTGATGGTCACCGCCATGGCGCTGATCGCGGACGTGATCCCGCTGCGGCAGCGCGGCAAGTACCAGGGCGCGCTCGGCGCGGTCTTCGGCGTGACCACCGTCGTCGGCCCCACCCTGGGCGGCGTCTTCACCGACCACGCCTCCTGGCGGTGGTGCTTCTACGTCAACGTCCCGGTCGCCATCGTCATGATCGCCATGGCGGCACGGCAGATCCCCGTCGTCCGGGCCGCGGTCCGCCCGGTCATCGACTACCTGGGGATCGTGCTGGTGGCGCTGGGCTCGTCCGGGCTGGTGCTCGGGCTGGAATGGGGCGGCACCCGGTACCCCTGGGGCTCGGCGGAGGTCGTCGGTCTCTTCGCCGGCTCCGCGGTGCTGCTGACCGCCTTCGTCCTGGTCGAGCTGCGGGCGCGGGAGCCGATGCTGCCGATGCGCCTGTTCCGCAACCCCGTCTTCACGGTCTGCTCGCTGCTCAGCTTCATCGTCGGCTTCTCGTTGCTGGGCGCGCTCACCTACCTGCCGACGTACCTCCAGTTCGTCGACGGGGTCTCCGCCACCGAGTCGGGCGTCCGCACCCTGCCGCTGATCGTCGGCCTGCTGGGCACCTCCGTGCTCTCCGGCGTCGTCATCAGCCGCACCGGCCGCTACCGGCTGTTCCCGATCTCGGGCACCGCCGTGATGGCGCTGGGGCTGTACCTCATGGCGACCATGGGCCCGGACACCGGGGTCCGGCTGGAGTCGCTGTACATGTTCGTGCTGGGTGCCGGCATCGGGCTGGCCATGCAGGTGCTCACGATCGCGGTGCAGAACACCGTCCCGTACCACGAGCTGGGCACCGCCACCTCCGGCGTGACCTTCTTCCGCACCCTCGGCAGCTCCTTCGGCACCGCGGTCTTCGGCACCCTCTACAGCGGTCGGCTCGAACCCGAGCTCCGCGCGGCGCTCGCCGAGTCCCCCGACGTGCCGCCGGCCGCGGTCCGGGACCCGCAGGCGCTCACCGCCCTGCCGCCGGACCAGGGGCGACCCGTCGTGGAGGCGTACGCGGAAACCATCGGCTACGTCTTCCAGTGGGTGGTGCCCGTCGCGGCCGCCGGCTTCGTCATCGCCTGGTTCCTCAAGGAGGTCCCGCTGCGCGACAGCGCCCGCGCGGGCGCCGTCGACCTGGGCGAGGGCTTCTCCGCCCCGGACACATCCGACGCCGAACGGCAGCTGGAGCGCGCGGTGGCCAACGTGCTGCGCCACGCCGAGGAGCCCGTCAGCCGTCAGCTGCTGGCCCGCTCCGGCTCCCCGCTGGGCCCGGCCGAGGCATGGGCGTTGGGCCAGATCCACTGGCGGGAGCATCTGCGCGGGGAGGCCCGGCTCGGCGAGGTGGCCGCCGCGCACCGGATGCCGCCGGAGGTGCTGCGGCCCGCCTTCGACCGGCTCGTCGCCGGCCGCTACGCGCGGCTCTCCGGAGACGGCCGGCTCGCCCTCACCCTCGCCGGCCGTGCCGAGATCCGGCGGCTCAGCGCCTCCTGGCGCGGCTGGCTCGACGAGCACCTGGAGGACTGGGACGCCGGCGATCCCGCCGATCGTGTCCTCCTGGACCGCGCGCTGGACCACATCGCCGCCCGGCTGCTGGAGGAGAGCGAGTCCCGGCAGGAGCGGATGGCGGTCTGA
- a CDS encoding DMT family transporter, with translation MTPLVAAVVLVAAVTHASWNAIAHGIKDQLLAFTLVSGGGALCGLALIPFVPVPDGGAWPYLIASAVLHVVYYVLLMRSFRLGDFGQMYPIARGTAPLVVTVLAAVFAGERPDGWQTAGVAVASAGLVGVALWGIRGSGARPHWPALTAAVATGLSIAGYTVVDGLGVRASGSSIGYIAWLMALEGLAVPAYALAVRRGALPRQLRPFARRGLLGGALSVFAYSLVLWAQTRAPLAPIAALRESSIIVGAAIGTVLFKERFGGPRMVAAGLLVVGIGLMLHAG, from the coding sequence GTGACCCCGCTCGTCGCGGCGGTGGTCCTGGTCGCCGCCGTCACCCACGCCTCGTGGAACGCCATCGCCCACGGCATCAAGGACCAGTTGCTCGCCTTCACCCTGGTGAGCGGCGGCGGTGCGCTGTGCGGGCTGGCCCTGATCCCCTTCGTGCCGGTGCCGGACGGCGGCGCCTGGCCGTATCTGATCGCCTCCGCGGTGCTGCACGTCGTCTACTACGTGCTGTTGATGCGCTCCTTCCGACTGGGCGACTTCGGCCAGATGTATCCGATCGCGCGCGGCACCGCGCCGCTGGTCGTCACCGTCCTCGCCGCCGTCTTCGCGGGCGAGCGGCCCGACGGCTGGCAGACGGCCGGGGTCGCCGTCGCCTCCGCGGGGCTGGTGGGCGTCGCCCTGTGGGGCATCCGCGGCTCGGGTGCGCGCCCGCACTGGCCCGCGCTGACCGCCGCCGTCGCCACGGGGCTGTCGATCGCCGGCTACACCGTCGTCGACGGGCTCGGCGTCCGCGCCTCCGGCAGCTCGATCGGCTACATCGCCTGGCTGATGGCCCTGGAGGGCCTCGCGGTGCCCGCCTACGCCCTGGCCGTACGGCGCGGGGCGCTGCCGCGCCAACTGCGCCCGTTCGCCCGGCGCGGGCTGCTGGGCGGTGCGCTCTCGGTCTTCGCGTACTCCCTGGTGCTGTGGGCTCAGACGCGCGCCCCGCTCGCCCCGATCGCCGCGCTGCGCGAGTCCTCGATCATCGTGGGGGCGGCGATCGGCACGGTCCTCTTCAAGGAGCGCTTCGGCGGACCGAGGATGGTCGCCGCCGGCCTGCTGGTGGTCGGCATCGGCCTCATGCTGCACGCCGGCTGA